A single window of Ignavibacteriota bacterium DNA harbors:
- a CDS encoding peptidase C1 produces MEEFVKKSLFAILIIISIFNFNQNFAQDKKRDKGILSENKNEFWSLIIESIDSFNTKKTEKPKEFVIDLSNYNLPNAESKFTKFWHNDPVPQANTNSCWSFSTTSFYESEIFRQFGKKVKLSEMWTVYWEFVEKARGFVQTRGEYFFRDGSESNAVKRIWQKYGIVPGEVFTGLLPGQKYLNTSDMFDEMEKYLQFVKAHSLWNEEEVLTTVKSIMNHWIGTPPQTFTLDGKTITPQQYLKDYLKINLSDYIEILSLKQEPNYKYVEYKVEDNWWHNKDYYNVPLDDFMKTIKDGIRKGYTICIGGDVSEPGKNSELDIFVVPTFDIPSEYIDEDSRQFRFSNNTTTDDHGIHIVGYLEKDGNDWYLIKDSGSGARNGKLKGYYIFSEDYVKLKMLDFTVHKDIVKELLNKEVK; encoded by the coding sequence ATGGAGGAGTTTGTGAAAAAAAGTCTTTTTGCAATTTTAATTATTATTTCAATTTTTAATTTTAATCAAAATTTCGCTCAGGATAAGAAACGCGATAAGGGAATTTTATCTGAAAATAAAAATGAATTCTGGTCTTTGATAATAGAATCTATAGATAGTTTCAATACCAAAAAGACCGAAAAACCAAAGGAATTTGTAATTGATTTATCAAATTATAACTTGCCGAATGCCGAATCAAAATTCACAAAATTTTGGCATAATGACCCCGTTCCGCAGGCAAACACAAATTCATGCTGGTCATTTTCCACAACATCTTTTTATGAATCGGAAATTTTTAGGCAATTCGGGAAAAAAGTAAAACTTTCGGAAATGTGGACAGTTTACTGGGAATTTGTTGAAAAAGCCAGAGGATTTGTTCAAACCAGAGGTGAGTATTTTTTTCGAGACGGATCTGAATCAAATGCGGTTAAGAGAATTTGGCAAAAATACGGAATTGTTCCCGGTGAAGTTTTTACCGGATTATTACCCGGACAAAAATATTTAAACACTAGTGATATGTTTGATGAAATGGAAAAATATCTTCAATTTGTTAAAGCTCATAGTTTGTGGAATGAAGAAGAAGTTTTAACTACGGTTAAATCAATTATGAATCACTGGATTGGAACTCCGCCTCAAACATTTACATTAGATGGAAAAACTATAACGCCACAACAATATTTAAAAGATTATTTAAAAATTAATTTGAGCGATTATATTGAAATTTTATCTTTGAAGCAGGAACCAAATTATAAATATGTTGAATATAAAGTTGAAGATAATTGGTGGCATAATAAAGATTATTATAATGTTCCGCTTGATGATTTTATGAAAACGATTAAAGATGGGATTAGGAAAGGATACACAATCTGTATTGGCGGTGACGTATCTGAGCCGGGCAAAAATAGTGAATTGGATATTTTTGTAGTTCCAACTTTTGATATTCCATCAGAATATATTGATGAGGATTCAAGACAATTTAGGTTCAGCAATAATACTACGACAGATGATCATGGGATTCACATTGTCGGTTATTTGGAAAAGGACGGAAATGATTGGTATTTAATTAAGGATTCGGGTTCAGGCGCGAGAAATGGAAAACTAAAGGGGTATTACATTTTCAGCGAAGATTATGTAAAATTAAAAATGCTTGATTTTACTGTCCATAAAGATATTGTTAAAGAATTGCTGAACAAAGAAGTAAAGTGA
- a CDS encoding GNAT family N-acetyltransferase, with the protein MSELKKYFLRENIKPEDPENIKKIVSSTGFFNDEEVDIAVELAEERLSKGLESGYHFLFLEIDDKTVGYSCFGPIPATKFSYDLYWIAVHKENQNLGLGKILLNESEIAISKLGGNRIYVETSGREQYISTRKFYIACDYKEEAVLEDFYAPGDAKYLYLKVI; encoded by the coding sequence ATGTCAGAATTAAAAAAATATTTTTTAAGAGAAAACATTAAACCTGAAGATCCGGAAAACATTAAAAAAATAGTTTCATCAACCGGTTTTTTTAATGATGAAGAAGTAGATATTGCGGTTGAGTTAGCGGAAGAACGCTTAAGCAAAGGATTAGAAAGCGGTTACCATTTTTTATTTTTGGAAATTGATGATAAAACCGTTGGCTATTCTTGTTTCGGACCAATACCGGCAACAAAATTCAGTTATGATCTTTATTGGATCGCTGTTCATAAAGAAAATCAAAATTTGGGCTTGGGAAAAATATTACTAAATGAAAGTGAAATTGCAATTAGTAAACTAGGCGGAAATAGAATTTACGTTGAAACATCCGGAAGAGAACAATACATTTCAACACGTAAATTTTATATCGCTTGTGACTATAAAGAAGAAGCAGTATTAGAAGATTTTTACGCTCCCGGAGACGCAAAGTATCTTTATTTAAAGGTTATTTAA
- a CDS encoding branched-chain amino acid aminotransferase codes for MSPINFVEIEETTNVKIPENLVFGKNFTTHYFEMDYETGKGWYNPTIKKFGNFQISPAALVFHYGQAIFEGLKAYKHTDGKIALFRPDENIKRMNRSAARLCMPELDMDLAITALKELVKLEHEWIPTKPGHSLYIRPLMFACDPYIGVKAGDQFKFMVMLSPVGPYYPEGFKPVPILTTDKYVRAVRKGVGDCKTAGNYAASLLAQREAKKEGYSQVLWLDAIEQKYIEEVGTMNIFMQFKNEVVTPNLSGSILPGVTRMSVIDILKDWGYNMNERQISIDEVVKEYNNGNLLEIFGTGTAAIISSISKLKYNDAIMKFSDETAGELGTKLYEEILGIQYGEREDKFGWMNYID; via the coding sequence ATGTCACCAATTAACTTTGTTGAAATTGAAGAAACCACAAATGTAAAAATTCCGGAGAATCTTGTTTTCGGAAAAAATTTTACAACACATTATTTTGAAATGGATTACGAAACTGGAAAAGGTTGGTATAATCCTACAATTAAAAAATTCGGCAATTTTCAAATTTCACCGGCTGCTTTAGTATTTCATTATGGACAAGCGATTTTTGAAGGTTTGAAAGCTTATAAACATACCGACGGGAAAATTGCACTTTTCCGCCCGGATGAAAATATTAAAAGAATGAACAGATCCGCGGCAAGATTATGCATGCCTGAACTTGATATGGATTTAGCTATTACCGCTCTAAAAGAATTAGTTAAATTAGAACACGAATGGATTCCAACAAAACCGGGTCATTCTCTCTATATTCGTCCATTAATGTTCGCATGCGATCCTTATATTGGAGTTAAAGCCGGAGATCAATTTAAGTTTATGGTTATGCTAAGTCCGGTTGGACCATATTATCCGGAAGGATTTAAACCAGTTCCAATTTTAACTACGGATAAATATGTCAGAGCCGTTAGAAAAGGAGTTGGTGATTGCAAAACAGCTGGAAATTATGCGGCAAGTTTATTGGCTCAGCGCGAAGCAAAAAAAGAAGGCTACTCACAAGTGCTTTGGTTGGATGCCATAGAACAAAAATATATTGAAGAAGTCGGAACCATGAATATTTTCATGCAGTTTAAAAATGAAGTTGTTACTCCAAATTTAAGCGGATCAATACTTCCAGGTGTTACAAGAATGTCTGTCATTGATATTCTGAAAGACTGGGGCTATAACATGAATGAGAGACAAATTTCAATTGATGAAGTTGTGAAGGAATACAATAACGGTAATTTATTGGAAATTTTCGGAACCGGAACCGCGGCAATTATTTCTTCAATAAGTAAATTAAAATACAATGATGCAATTATGAAATTCAGTGATGAAACAGCAGGCGAACTTGGTACAAAATTATACGAAGAAATTCTTGGCATTCAGTATGGCGAAAGAGAAGATAAATTCGGTTGGATGAATTATATAGATTAA